Proteins encoded together in one Terriglobus saanensis SP1PR4 window:
- a CDS encoding glycosyltransferase, producing MTRYQNMARVLFLEEPIHADEPKPRLNIAVQEGGVEVLTPFLPHGMHGAEAIDAQRILLDEYLSAQTMERLVAWYYTPMALLFSRHLSPDVLVFDCMDELSGFDGAPPELVALEQEIFERADIVFVGGQSLFESKKKQHTNAHLFASSIDAQHFAKARVVQSDPEDQRGIPHPRIGFYGVLDERLDRELLAEAARLRPEWQFILIGPVVKIREEDLPRAANLHYLGQKSYPELPGYLAGWDAAMLPFARNASTRFISPTKTPEYLAAGKPTISTPIHDVVQPYGALGLVHIGSTAEEFCAAIDASVAESDAAWLAKVDSFLANMSWDKTFSGMREQILRVLPEKR from the coding sequence TTGACTCGCTATCAAAACATGGCGCGCGTTCTTTTTCTCGAAGAACCCATTCACGCGGATGAGCCTAAGCCTCGACTGAACATTGCCGTACAGGAGGGTGGTGTAGAAGTATTGACACCATTTCTTCCGCATGGCATGCATGGCGCGGAGGCCATCGACGCGCAACGTATTTTGTTGGATGAATATCTCTCCGCGCAAACGATGGAGCGTCTCGTCGCTTGGTATTACACCCCGATGGCGCTTTTATTTTCGCGCCACCTTTCGCCGGACGTCCTCGTGTTCGACTGCATGGACGAGCTCTCCGGCTTTGATGGTGCGCCTCCTGAGCTGGTCGCTTTGGAGCAGGAGATTTTTGAGCGCGCGGACATTGTTTTCGTTGGCGGGCAGAGCCTCTTCGAATCGAAAAAGAAACAACATACCAATGCGCATCTCTTTGCCAGCAGCATCGATGCGCAACACTTTGCCAAAGCGCGCGTCGTTCAGTCTGATCCAGAAGATCAACGCGGCATCCCGCATCCGCGCATTGGTTTTTATGGAGTGCTGGATGAACGGCTCGATCGCGAATTACTTGCAGAGGCCGCCCGCCTGCGTCCTGAATGGCAATTTATTCTCATCGGACCCGTTGTGAAGATCCGTGAAGAAGACCTGCCCCGCGCAGCAAACTTACATTATCTCGGTCAAAAGAGTTATCCTGAGTTACCGGGGTATCTCGCAGGCTGGGATGCAGCTATGCTGCCTTTCGCACGCAACGCGTCGACCCGCTTCATTAGTCCGACAAAAACACCGGAATACCTGGCCGCAGGTAAACCCACCATTTCTACACCGATCCACGATGTCGTTCAGCCCTATGGCGCGCTGGGACTTGTGCATATCGGCTCCACTGCAGAAGAATTCTGCGCAGCCATCGACGCTTCCGTCGCAGAGAGCGACGCCGCATGGCTTGCGAAGGTCGATAGCTTTCTTGCAAATATGTCCTGGGACAAGACCTTCTCAGGAATGAGAGAACAGATCCTCCGTGTGCTCCCGGAGAAACGGTAA
- a CDS encoding NAD(P)/FAD-dependent oxidoreductase, with translation METRASLRLASEVMEREAVVIGGGLAGAAAATQLARAGRDVLLLERTRTAHHKVCGEFLSREALHYLALLGMDPAALGAVPITGVRLAACELLVETALPFMALSLTRRTLDEAILRNAEAAGVEVQRSTSAAALSRSNSAWDLSTDQGESFSARNVFLATGKHDLRGWLRSKGWHNDLVALKMYFRLSQAQHAALSGFVELILFPGGYTGLQAVENGEANLCLLITRERLRRLNGSWEAVLEHACLHSSHLRDRLSGSQALLDRPLALSSIPYGYRAPVGSDGVWRLGDQTAVIPSFSGDGMSIALHSAHLATKLFLTGNTSNVYQQQMRRQLGRGICVASALSQLLVRAPLLAQLVRVRPRLLRDIAILTRIPESAIIR, from the coding sequence GTGGAAACCCGCGCGTCTCTGCGTCTCGCGAGTGAAGTGATGGAGCGCGAAGCAGTCGTGATCGGAGGTGGTTTGGCCGGGGCAGCCGCAGCGACGCAGCTTGCCCGTGCAGGGCGCGACGTACTCCTGCTCGAGCGAACGCGCACAGCGCACCACAAGGTCTGCGGCGAGTTTCTCAGCCGCGAAGCGCTTCACTACCTCGCTCTTCTGGGCATGGATCCCGCAGCGCTCGGAGCCGTTCCCATCACCGGTGTAAGGCTCGCAGCGTGTGAACTTCTCGTCGAAACAGCACTTCCATTCATGGCCTTGTCGCTCACACGCCGCACGTTGGACGAAGCGATCTTGCGCAATGCGGAGGCTGCTGGCGTCGAAGTGCAGAGGAGCACAAGCGCCGCCGCTCTTTCAAGATCCAACAGCGCCTGGGACCTTAGTACAGATCAAGGCGAGTCGTTTTCGGCGCGAAATGTCTTCCTTGCGACGGGCAAGCACGATCTCCGCGGCTGGCTGCGATCGAAGGGATGGCATAACGATCTTGTGGCCCTCAAGATGTACTTCCGCCTTAGCCAGGCGCAGCATGCTGCGCTCTCTGGCTTCGTGGAACTCATTCTCTTTCCCGGAGGCTACACCGGTCTGCAGGCCGTGGAGAACGGCGAAGCGAACCTTTGTCTTCTGATCACGCGAGAACGGTTGCGTCGCCTCAACGGAAGCTGGGAGGCTGTGCTGGAACACGCATGTCTGCACTCGTCTCATCTTCGCGACCGCCTCAGCGGCAGCCAGGCGCTTCTCGACCGCCCTCTGGCTCTCTCATCCATTCCGTATGGATATCGGGCCCCTGTGGGCAGCGATGGAGTTTGGAGACTCGGCGACCAGACGGCGGTGATTCCATCGTTCTCCGGCGACGGTATGTCCATCGCTCTCCACAGCGCGCATCTCGCGACGAAACTCTTTCTCACAGGTAATACGTCCAACGTCTATCAGCAGCAGATGCGCCGCCAGCTTGGCCGGGGTATCTGCGTCGCCAGCGCGCTTTCGCAACTACTCGTACGTGCCCCGCTTCTGGCGCAGCTCGTTCGCGTTCGACCGCGACTTTTGCGTGACATTGCAATCCTTACGCGCATTCCCGAATCCGCGATTATTCGATAA
- a CDS encoding PQQ-binding-like beta-propeller repeat protein translates to MKIARACFLTATLLTAACSAQTPARATASAKSAPSGDWPTYNGDYTGRRYSSLTQVTPENAHALRAQWVFHSRNAGVLQVTPVVVAGVMFVTGSNDAYALDAVTGKTLWHHARPVSDGLIDDASGHINRGVAVMGSQIYMETDNAHLLCLDARSGNLLWDVAYAKDNRNYGATSAPLVVKGKVLVGTSGGDDGVRGFVAAFDAQTGKEAWRFWTIPAPGEPGSETWPKGDIYLHGGGTTWMPGTYDPELNTIFWGTGNSSPDFDGSVREGDNLYTDCIIALDPDTGKLKWHFQFTPHDLNDFDATETPVLVDAIYQGRSRKLVIQANRNGFIYTLDRTTGEFLSAKQFSLFQNWAKEIDAKGRPVRTALVPNIEGARMCPSYAGATNWFSPSYSERTHLFYFISLEDCTVFSAKPEPFEEGKEYYSTGAKHLPTENMKKYLLAYDFRKNEFAWRSPQVGDGHSSAGVMSTATGLVAFGDDAQEFEIANATTGAPLWHFNVGQQIHASPMSYAVDGKQYFAVAAGSDLFTFALP, encoded by the coding sequence ATGAAGATCGCCCGCGCATGCTTCCTGACTGCAACCCTTTTGACGGCGGCCTGCTCTGCGCAGACGCCGGCGCGGGCTACGGCGTCTGCAAAATCCGCTCCGAGCGGCGATTGGCCGACCTACAACGGCGATTACACAGGTCGGCGATACAGCAGCCTGACGCAGGTGACACCTGAGAACGCACATGCGTTGCGGGCGCAATGGGTCTTTCACAGTCGCAACGCCGGTGTGCTGCAAGTGACTCCCGTGGTCGTAGCTGGCGTGATGTTTGTGACGGGATCGAACGATGCGTACGCACTGGATGCGGTTACCGGCAAGACGCTGTGGCACCACGCGCGTCCCGTGTCCGATGGCCTGATTGACGATGCTTCGGGACACATCAATCGCGGCGTTGCAGTGATGGGCTCGCAGATTTACATGGAAACCGACAACGCGCACCTGCTCTGCCTGGACGCGCGTTCCGGCAATCTACTCTGGGACGTTGCGTACGCTAAGGACAATCGCAACTACGGCGCTACGAGTGCGCCGCTTGTCGTGAAGGGAAAAGTGCTTGTAGGAACCTCCGGTGGAGACGATGGCGTGCGCGGCTTTGTGGCTGCCTTCGATGCGCAGACAGGTAAAGAAGCCTGGCGCTTCTGGACCATTCCCGCGCCGGGCGAACCGGGTTCCGAGACATGGCCGAAGGGAGACATCTACCTCCACGGCGGTGGAACCACATGGATGCCGGGCACGTACGATCCTGAGTTGAATACGATCTTCTGGGGCACAGGCAATTCTTCGCCGGACTTCGATGGAAGCGTACGCGAAGGCGACAACCTCTACACAGACTGCATCATCGCGCTCGATCCTGACACCGGCAAACTGAAGTGGCACTTCCAGTTCACACCGCACGACCTAAATGACTTCGACGCCACTGAGACACCGGTGCTTGTAGACGCCATCTACCAGGGCAGGTCACGCAAGCTCGTGATCCAGGCAAACCGCAACGGCTTTATCTACACGCTCGACCGAACGACCGGAGAGTTTCTCTCCGCGAAGCAGTTCTCTCTTTTTCAAAACTGGGCGAAGGAGATCGACGCGAAAGGCCGCCCTGTCCGTACGGCTCTTGTACCTAACATCGAAGGTGCGCGAATGTGCCCGAGTTATGCAGGAGCGACGAACTGGTTCTCGCCAAGCTATAGCGAACGAACTCACCTGTTCTACTTCATCTCCCTGGAAGACTGCACAGTATTCTCAGCCAAGCCGGAACCGTTCGAAGAAGGTAAGGAGTATTACTCCACCGGAGCGAAGCATCTACCGACTGAAAACATGAAGAAGTATCTGCTTGCATACGACTTCCGCAAGAACGAGTTCGCCTGGCGCTCTCCCCAGGTCGGCGATGGTCATTCCTCAGCAGGCGTGATGAGCACAGCCACGGGGTTAGTAGCTTTCGGCGACGATGCTCAGGAGTTTGAGATCGCAAATGCCACAACGGGCGCACCGTTGTGGCACTTCAATGTAGGCCAGCAGATCCACGCCTCGCCTATGAGCTACGCCGTGGATGGCAAGCAATACTTCGCCGTGGCAGCGGGAAGCGATCTGTTTACCTTTGCTCTTCCGTAG
- a CDS encoding acyl carrier protein codes for MSRTAVGEEMDQIAEECIALIAAAKQLPAEQVTLDSTFEDLAVDSLDRVSLSFDVEEKYGIEIPDSRLHTILTVRDMVEGVEEALRAKVEKARLKEAGEGA; via the coding sequence ATGAGTCGTACCGCGGTAGGAGAAGAGATGGATCAGATCGCTGAAGAATGTATTGCACTCATCGCAGCGGCCAAGCAGCTTCCTGCGGAGCAGGTGACGCTCGACAGCACCTTTGAAGATCTCGCTGTCGACTCGCTCGACCGGGTCAGCCTCTCCTTCGACGTGGAAGAGAAGTATGGCATTGAGATTCCGGACAGCAGGTTGCACACCATCCTCACCGTTCGCGACATGGTGGAAGGTGTGGAAGAGGCCCTGCGTGCCAAGGTCGAAAAAGCCCGTTTGAAAGAAGCCGGAGAAGGCGCGTGA
- a CDS encoding beta-ketoacyl-[acyl-carrier-protein] synthase family protein, with translation MNRVVVTGLGCVTAIGQDVATFRENLFAGRDGFREIPDVAAGDLRFQRAALIEGFDAASLLTSAQILLSERSSQFALVAAQQAIAQAEILQAVAPEEMAIVFGCSAGGRTAEEPATAKLYTTGGRVHPLSVPRFMGSAGTSLVSIQHGITGPAYTITTACASATHAIGQAFHMVRSGMVKAAMTGGHEAPLTYGFYKAWDSLRVVSQTQCRPFSADRDGMTLGEGAAIFVLETLESAVARGATIYGEIVGFGMSSDASHITQAQPAGPTAAMRRALLDAGAAPEDVGYINAHGTGTTVNDNVEAEAIRTVFAENAANLPLSSTKAMHGHAMGASGAIEALATLLALREGMLPVTAGVAEADVALGLDVIVGEARKASPKLALSNSFAFGGLNAVLAFKPYED, from the coding sequence GTGAACCGTGTTGTCGTCACCGGACTCGGATGCGTCACGGCCATCGGCCAGGATGTCGCCACCTTCCGCGAAAATCTTTTTGCAGGAAGAGATGGTTTCCGTGAGATCCCCGACGTTGCTGCCGGAGATCTCCGCTTCCAACGCGCGGCGCTGATCGAAGGCTTCGATGCCGCGTCGCTCCTCACTTCGGCACAGATCCTTCTCTCCGAACGCTCTTCGCAGTTCGCTCTTGTGGCTGCGCAACAGGCCATTGCGCAGGCTGAGATTCTGCAGGCAGTTGCTCCCGAGGAGATGGCCATCGTCTTCGGTTGCTCGGCGGGTGGACGAACCGCTGAAGAGCCGGCGACGGCGAAGCTCTACACCACTGGCGGACGCGTTCATCCCCTCAGCGTGCCGCGCTTCATGGGCAGCGCGGGGACCAGCCTGGTTTCCATACAGCACGGCATCACCGGCCCTGCGTACACCATCACCACGGCATGCGCGTCTGCTACGCATGCGATCGGGCAGGCGTTTCACATGGTGCGCTCCGGCATGGTGAAAGCCGCTATGACTGGAGGACACGAAGCTCCACTGACGTATGGGTTTTACAAGGCCTGGGACAGTCTTCGCGTTGTTTCGCAGACGCAGTGCAGGCCTTTTTCTGCGGACCGCGATGGCATGACGCTGGGGGAGGGTGCGGCGATCTTCGTCCTGGAGACGCTGGAGAGCGCTGTCGCTCGTGGCGCAACCATATACGGAGAGATCGTCGGCTTCGGCATGTCTTCCGACGCGAGCCACATCACGCAGGCGCAGCCCGCGGGACCGACGGCCGCGATGCGCCGCGCACTTCTGGATGCAGGCGCTGCTCCGGAAGACGTCGGATACATCAACGCGCATGGCACAGGGACCACGGTGAATGACAACGTGGAAGCCGAAGCGATCCGCACCGTCTTCGCGGAGAACGCCGCCAATCTTCCTCTCAGTTCCACCAAAGCGATGCACGGTCACGCCATGGGCGCGTCAGGAGCCATTGAAGCCCTCGCCACGCTGCTGGCGCTGCGCGAAGGCATGCTGCCTGTCACGGCAGGCGTGGCAGAGGCTGACGTCGCCCTGGGGCTCGATGTGATCGTAGGCGAAGCGCGAAAGGCCAGCCCGAAGCTGGCTCTGTCGAACTCGTTTGCTTTTGGGGGCTTGAATGCCGTTCTGGCGTTCAAGCCCTATGAGGATTAA
- a CDS encoding GH92 family glycosyl hydrolase produces the protein MHLLRSVRVLVFFAAITPLLNAQATPVDWVHPTVGTSKEGQTYPATGVPFAMTHWTPQTRAGEIKCIAPYYFTDEKIQGFRGSHFLSGSCVPDYGSFTLMAGVGAMQTTATARASSFDRATEHASPYSYAVDLKDAGVHAEITGTTRSGIMRFTLAKTGDAWVLVDSNARGGDGWVQVDEAHQQITGEVPVRREYAGSGKLAGFSSYFVVEFDKPFKQSGTWVGSKTTDGSTKQTGDGLPLGVTNIPKMMTSVGGASAAAQTMPTASNRPGFGTYVRFPALTQGDAVVARIGTSFVSVEEARKNLHAEIPTWSFDTVRDQAKAAWNKALGAIEVKDNIPARTVFYTALYHALLHPRTYSDVSGSYPRFASNHQVEHTTGFTYYDDFSMWDTFRAQHPLLTILDPTRNVQMVQSLIAKGEQGGYLPIFPAWNSYTSEMVGDHASVTIIDAYQKGLRGFDIEKAYTLMRKNAMEIPQSREEYRDGKGRRGLPSYLQYGYIPLEDHIDDAFHKNEQVSRTLEYAYDDAILGDLAATLGKSEDAAMFHTRGENWRKVFDPETRFSRGRNSDGSWVSPFDPAGKYTWITEGLPWQYTFFVPQNVPGLAEAMGGNAAFVKKLDGLFDGKFYDHGNEPSHHIAYLYDAGGAAWKTQREVRSLMESEYRDGPDGLAGNDDAGQMSAWYVLSALGFYQVVPGRPEYWLGSPRFDDATIHLPSGKTLQINAPGAGSGKVYVHRVTLNGKPLSGYKLKYDEIINGGTLRFQMNNTPAK, from the coding sequence ATGCATCTCTTGCGTTCTGTCCGCGTCCTGGTCTTCTTTGCTGCCATCACGCCCCTGCTCAACGCTCAGGCCACGCCTGTAGATTGGGTTCATCCGACGGTTGGCACCTCCAAAGAAGGCCAGACCTATCCCGCCACCGGCGTTCCCTTCGCGATGACGCATTGGACGCCGCAGACGCGCGCGGGCGAGATCAAATGCATCGCGCCCTACTACTTCACGGACGAGAAGATCCAGGGCTTCCGCGGCTCGCACTTTCTCAGCGGAAGTTGCGTGCCTGACTATGGCAGCTTCACCCTCATGGCTGGTGTGGGAGCTATGCAGACCACGGCCACCGCACGTGCCTCTTCCTTCGACCGCGCAACGGAACATGCCTCCCCTTACTCCTACGCCGTCGATCTCAAAGACGCAGGTGTCCACGCCGAAATCACCGGAACCACGCGCTCCGGCATCATGCGCTTCACCCTGGCAAAAACCGGGGATGCCTGGGTGCTTGTGGATAGCAACGCACGCGGCGGTGACGGTTGGGTGCAGGTGGATGAAGCGCATCAACAGATCACGGGAGAAGTTCCTGTCCGCCGCGAGTACGCAGGCAGCGGCAAGCTCGCGGGTTTCAGCAGCTACTTCGTTGTCGAGTTTGACAAGCCGTTCAAGCAGTCCGGCACATGGGTAGGAAGCAAGACAACGGACGGCAGCACAAAGCAAACCGGCGACGGCCTTCCCCTGGGCGTGACCAACATCCCCAAGATGATGACTTCTGTTGGAGGCGCGTCTGCCGCAGCGCAGACGATGCCAACGGCGAGTAACAGGCCCGGCTTCGGCACCTATGTGCGCTTTCCAGCTCTCACACAAGGAGACGCCGTTGTTGCACGTATCGGTACCTCCTTTGTCAGCGTGGAAGAGGCACGCAAAAATCTCCATGCGGAAATTCCAACCTGGAGCTTCGACACCGTCCGCGATCAGGCCAAGGCAGCATGGAACAAGGCCCTCGGCGCGATCGAAGTGAAAGACAACATTCCCGCGCGCACCGTCTTCTACACTGCGCTGTATCACGCTCTGCTTCACCCGCGCACATACAGCGATGTCAGCGGAAGTTATCCGCGCTTCGCGAGTAACCATCAGGTCGAACACACCACTGGCTTCACTTACTACGACGACTTCTCCATGTGGGATACCTTCCGTGCCCAGCATCCGCTGCTTACCATCCTCGATCCCACGCGCAACGTGCAGATGGTGCAATCGCTCATCGCCAAAGGAGAGCAGGGCGGCTATCTTCCCATCTTCCCCGCATGGAACAGTTACACGTCGGAGATGGTTGGTGATCACGCCTCTGTCACCATTATCGATGCCTATCAAAAAGGTCTACGCGGCTTCGATATCGAGAAGGCCTACACCCTCATGCGGAAGAATGCGATGGAGATTCCGCAGAGCCGCGAAGAGTATCGCGACGGCAAGGGGCGCCGCGGCCTACCGTCGTATCTGCAGTACGGCTATATTCCGCTTGAAGACCACATCGACGATGCATTTCACAAAAATGAACAGGTCTCGCGCACACTGGAATACGCCTATGATGATGCGATCCTGGGCGACCTTGCTGCAACGCTCGGTAAATCGGAAGACGCTGCAATGTTTCACACGCGCGGCGAAAACTGGCGTAAGGTCTTCGACCCCGAAACCAGGTTTTCACGTGGCCGCAACAGCGACGGCTCCTGGGTCTCGCCTTTCGATCCCGCAGGGAAGTACACATGGATCACCGAAGGCTTGCCCTGGCAGTACACCTTCTTCGTTCCGCAAAACGTGCCGGGCCTTGCCGAGGCGATGGGAGGAAACGCAGCCTTCGTCAAAAAACTGGACGGTCTCTTTGACGGGAAGTTCTACGATCACGGTAATGAACCAAGCCATCACATCGCCTATCTCTACGATGCTGGCGGTGCCGCATGGAAGACGCAGCGGGAGGTGCGTTCTTTGATGGAGAGCGAGTATCGCGATGGCCCCGACGGTCTTGCAGGCAACGACGACGCGGGCCAGATGAGTGCGTGGTATGTGCTGAGCGCTCTCGGCTTTTACCAAGTGGTTCCGGGGCGTCCCGAGTATTGGCTCGGCTCACCGCGCTTCGATGACGCGACCATTCATCTTCCTAGCGGTAAAACTCTTCAAATAAATGCGCCTGGTGCAGGCTCCGGTAAAGTATATGTTCATCGCGTCACGCTTAATGGAAAACCGCTCTCTGGTTACAAGCTGAAGTACGACGAAATCATAAACGGCGGAACATTGCGTTTCCAGATGAACAATACTCCTGCAAAATAA
- the glgX gene encoding glycogen debranching protein GlgX, with the protein MYQLKPGTPDFRGATWDGHGTNFALFSAHATKVEVCLYDEKGEKELDRIELPEYTNEIWHGYLEGCCCGTVYGFRVHGPYEPENGHRFNPNKLLLDPYATEHIGRLVWDPAIFGYVMESMDDTTFDERDSAPFVPKCIVTDQKFDWSGQPARLGRLRVPWDDTILYELHVKGFTKLHPDVPEDLRGTYEGLGNKSVVDYVKSLGVTSVELLPIHTFVDDSQLLERGLVNYWGYNSIGFFAPDPRYAARPNYALNEFKDMVADFHDAGLEVILDVVYNHTAEGNERGPTLSFKGIDNASYYRLIPGNERYYINDTGTGNTVNLTHPRVLQMVADSLRYWVEQTHVDGFRFDLGTILAREPNGFDNRSGFLKAVSQDPILSMVKLIAEPWDVGLGGYQVGGFPPGWTEWNDTFRDTVREFWKGGSSAEVLTKRLSGSGDIFNFMGRRPWASVNFITAHDGFTLHDLVSYNEKHNEANGENNEDGNDENLSWNCGAEGPTDDPEINKLRDRQTRNMLATLLLSQGTPMLLAGDEFGRTQGGNNNAYCQDDEISWVDWSLREKNSDLVDFVCRIIRMRHRYPILRRNLFLTGEYNEALGVKDVTWINANGSEMEDASWDDITMRCFGMLLDGRAQQSGIRQRGKEATMLLIVNDHHDVVQFTLPECQGACEWRLLVDTNHPEFKDEPSFNTKEEYAVTARSLLLFVLHSDTAH; encoded by the coding sequence ATGTATCAACTTAAGCCGGGGACACCGGACTTCCGGGGTGCCACGTGGGATGGCCACGGCACAAACTTTGCTCTTTTCTCCGCGCACGCAACCAAGGTTGAGGTGTGCCTTTACGACGAGAAGGGCGAAAAAGAGCTGGACCGGATCGAGCTTCCGGAGTACACCAACGAAATCTGGCACGGCTACCTGGAAGGCTGCTGCTGCGGAACCGTCTACGGCTTCCGCGTACATGGGCCTTACGAGCCGGAGAATGGTCACCGCTTCAATCCGAATAAGCTTCTGCTCGATCCGTACGCCACGGAGCATATCGGCCGTCTCGTCTGGGATCCCGCCATCTTTGGCTATGTGATGGAGTCGATGGATGACACCACCTTTGACGAGCGGGACAGTGCTCCCTTTGTACCCAAGTGCATCGTCACCGATCAGAAGTTCGACTGGAGCGGGCAGCCCGCCCGCCTGGGGCGCCTCCGCGTGCCGTGGGACGACACCATCCTCTACGAATTGCATGTCAAAGGCTTCACCAAGTTGCACCCGGACGTTCCGGAAGATCTGCGCGGAACGTACGAAGGTCTCGGCAACAAAAGCGTCGTCGATTATGTGAAGTCTCTTGGTGTCACCTCGGTCGAGCTGCTTCCCATTCACACCTTCGTGGATGACAGTCAGCTATTGGAACGTGGTCTCGTCAACTACTGGGGCTACAACAGCATCGGATTCTTCGCTCCCGATCCGCGCTATGCAGCGCGCCCAAACTATGCGCTCAACGAATTCAAGGACATGGTCGCGGACTTTCACGACGCAGGTCTGGAAGTCATTCTCGACGTCGTTTACAACCATACGGCGGAAGGCAATGAGCGCGGACCGACGCTTTCGTTCAAAGGTATCGATAACGCCAGCTACTATCGCCTCATCCCGGGCAACGAACGCTACTACATCAACGACACAGGCACGGGGAACACGGTCAATCTCACCCATCCGCGCGTCCTGCAGATGGTGGCGGACAGCCTTCGCTACTGGGTAGAGCAGACGCACGTCGACGGCTTTCGCTTCGATCTTGGAACCATTCTTGCGCGTGAGCCGAACGGCTTCGACAATCGCAGCGGATTTCTCAAGGCCGTCAGCCAGGACCCGATTCTGAGCATGGTGAAGCTCATCGCGGAGCCGTGGGACGTCGGTCTCGGCGGCTATCAGGTCGGCGGTTTTCCACCGGGATGGACGGAGTGGAACGACACCTTCCGGGATACTGTGCGCGAGTTCTGGAAGGGCGGATCTTCCGCGGAAGTGCTGACGAAACGGCTCTCTGGTTCGGGAGACATCTTCAACTTTATGGGACGTCGCCCGTGGGCGAGCGTCAACTTCATCACGGCGCACGATGGCTTCACCCTGCACGATCTTGTCAGCTACAACGAGAAGCATAACGAAGCCAACGGTGAAAACAACGAAGACGGCAACGATGAAAACCTCTCGTGGAACTGCGGCGCAGAGGGACCAACCGACGATCCGGAGATCAACAAGCTGCGCGACCGGCAGACGCGCAATATGCTGGCCACGCTTCTGCTTTCGCAAGGTACGCCGATGCTGCTTGCGGGGGATGAGTTTGGCCGCACGCAGGGCGGCAACAACAACGCCTACTGCCAGGATGACGAGATCAGCTGGGTCGATTGGTCGCTGCGCGAAAAGAATTCAGATCTGGTCGATTTTGTCTGCCGCATCATTCGCATGCGCCACCGTTATCCCATCCTGCGTCGCAATCTCTTCCTAACCGGCGAATACAACGAAGCTCTGGGTGTGAAAGATGTCACCTGGATTAACGCCAACGGATCGGAGATGGAAGATGCATCCTGGGACGACATCACCATGCGTTGTTTCGGGATGTTGCTCGACGGGCGCGCTCAACAGTCGGGAATCCGCCAGCGCGGTAAAGAAGCGACCATGCTTCTGATCGTCAACGATCATCACGATGTGGTCCAGTTCACGCTTCCGGAGTGCCAGGGCGCATGCGAATGGCGGCTGCTTGTCGATACCAATCACCCGGAGTTCAAGGACGAGCCGAGTTTCAACACCAAAGAAGAGTATGCCGTTACCGCGCGGTCGCTGCTGCTCTTCGTCTTGCACTCGGATACGGCGCACTAA
- a CDS encoding c-type cytochrome, whose protein sequence is MAWLPAQLGAQEKPADAGQQVFASNCAGCHGSDAHGGERAPNLATVRSVISKSDDDLESIVKKGLPGLGMPPFAYLGDDKVKGVVAYLRVLQGKTTASPVTGDSAAGRALFFGKAQCSNCHMVRGDGGFMASDLSTYGDGQASAAIQHTVVAHAPLSAPRGVQVTTRSGDKIVGALRAEDNFSVTLLSPDGRFHSYDRTKVADIQYTSESLLPKDYASRLSATELDDLASFLITTAAQASAAEKPAKRRQR, encoded by the coding sequence ATGGCATGGTTGCCTGCGCAACTCGGCGCGCAGGAAAAGCCTGCCGACGCAGGCCAGCAGGTCTTTGCTTCCAACTGCGCCGGTTGCCACGGCTCAGACGCACACGGTGGGGAGCGTGCTCCCAATCTGGCCACAGTTCGCTCCGTCATCTCCAAATCGGACGACGATCTTGAATCTATCGTAAAGAAGGGGCTGCCCGGTCTTGGCATGCCTCCATTCGCTTACCTCGGCGACGACAAGGTGAAGGGCGTGGTGGCGTATCTCCGCGTCCTACAGGGCAAGACGACCGCGAGTCCAGTGACGGGAGACTCTGCAGCGGGCAGGGCGCTCTTCTTTGGCAAGGCCCAATGCTCCAACTGCCACATGGTGCGGGGAGATGGCGGGTTTATGGCGAGCGATCTTTCCACTTATGGCGATGGACAGGCATCCGCAGCGATCCAGCATACCGTGGTGGCACACGCGCCTTTGTCCGCCCCTCGTGGTGTACAGGTCACGACCAGGAGCGGAGACAAGATAGTCGGCGCTTTGCGCGCGGAAGATAACTTCAGCGTCACGCTCCTCTCTCCTGACGGGCGCTTTCACAGCTATGACCGGACGAAAGTAGCAGATATCCAGTACACGTCGGAGTCGCTTCTGCCAAAAGATTACGCCTCGCGCTTATCCGCCACCGAACTCGACGATCTTGCGAGCTTTCTGATCACAACGGCGGCACAGGCCAGTGCTGCTGAAAAGCCTGCGAAGAGGAGACAGAGATGA